In Vanacampus margaritifer isolate UIUO_Vmar chromosome 18, RoL_Vmar_1.0, whole genome shotgun sequence, a genomic segment contains:
- the cep131 gene encoding centrosomal protein of 131 kDa isoform X1: MHATRSPSSISATPPGDALDLSLSGSRLCFFKRPGAGISPGGKFLARSVSVSAPCEARGKRNTLGDGVDGGSPRSVKNLRRSNSTTHVNQQAHFALSPDHQSGDYLTVLDIGADGRKKPDGTTWNILDEQPRTPGPLPGARSSASADPPTGMKRRDAAASFTANNRSNKGAVGNAVTTILHNNHAEKPLTPKSSNQRPAFNNLLKATANDDVPLESGSLTKSQKNFSSASSNNKSPAGRGSPQRRKQVSEEEAERFIQQVNQAAVTIQRWYRRHARRRRANREALRRILDSKRKEWQERAEADGHLEIPRDDRKLIREEKARQARLLAIQELQQKRAQQHHQGTEEDSDPPRRPSGATPSKKPARIFPSDASPTNTVNMSPTHAKTNNTDLHGNVAADVSEVSFRAVSPTLSNHRASPCAQERGAGGDDRKSIRQARPRLSRLTIPEPNACEDLLLSEPETVRPTLSAKFYPCATSLSSPRNISPVSAPADVKAKNGRNLPAEFVELSCFRAVSPSLSSRGGSRCSQEHPRRHLSGEERSCVASKSTLNDLLDTLKLLEEEPERLSEPKSYNKDKYAWLDQDDNADSLTADNLERHVQLSLPLPPPAPDGAALLSEAKLQSIMNFLDEMEKSEQERPRSTTSQREAAFFEEEAAPALDQASATAAQVSGSIMRIKMELEEKKRVVEMLQNTLAQQRELTVQHVKETEKELSRNLQLQRDQYEATVQRHLAFIDQLIGDKKALSERCEGVIAELKLVDHKYTKKISQMQEQHEMVWQILGPLCEEIKKLKELMSVTEKIRREKWIDEKTKKIKEITVKGLEPEIQKLISKHKQELKKLRTLHEAELLHAEERGAEHCARQCQELRQQLESEKEEQCRKERDLARRRFEKQLQEEELSLQQHKKRIQKELAEEKERLAQLAARQRSEMEELRRRMEENSSVAGRVFREELDKTREEQERRHQAELKKLQERFDQEKMSWEEEYRKKQEAGLLRHERQLREELRQERDKEIQLAIWTLEEETNKDKEECERAAQNRVNRVRESYEAELKELDGSLREALDKQQELRKQLLDALQQADALKDALRHKEQDLHVVTQNRDRLLDERHGLALVIRQEFSARLLQAEEAAQKARAEADQVRVALQAEVDRITKEKEAELQEVHQRVKSAILKKDEAVSALRRQHEAALKRAEHLEALWEEQRKQLMEK; encoded by the exons TCCAGACCACCAGAGTGGCGACTATCTGACCGTTTTGGACATCGGCGCCGATGGACGAAAGAAACCAGACGGAACCACCTGGAACATCTTG GACGAGCAGCCCCGGACGCCCGGCCCGCTTCCGGGCGCCCGCAGCAGTGCCAGCGCAGACCCGCCCACCGGCATGAAGAGACGAGACGCAGCCGCATCTTTCACTGCCaacaacag GAGCAACAAGGGCGCCGTGGGGAACGCCGTCACCACCATCTTGCACAACAACCACGCCGAGAAACCGCTGACACCCAAAAGCTCCAACCAGAGGCCGGCCTTCAA CAACCTCCTGAAGGCCACGGCCAACGACGACGTCCCTCTCGAGAGCGGCTCCCTCACCAAGTCGCAGAAGAACTTCTCGTCCGCGTCGTCCAACAACAAAAGTCCGGCGGGGCGAGGCAGCCCACAGCGCCGCAAGCAAGTCTCCGAGGAGGAGGCGGAAAG GTTCATCCAGCAGGTCAATCAGGCGGCTGTCACCATCCAGCGCTGGTATAGACGTCACGCCAGGCGGCGCCGTGCCAACCGGGAAGCACTGCGACGCATCCTGGACAGCAAAAGAAAG GAGTGGCAGGAGCGAGCGGAGGCCGACGGTCACCTGGAGATCCCCCGAGACGACAGGAAGCTGATTCGGGAAGAAAAAGCTCGCCAGGCGCGACTCCTTGCGATCCAG GAGCTGCAGCAGAAAAGAGCCCAGCAGCATCATCAGGGCACAGAGGAGGACTCGGACCCGCCACGGAGGCCGAGCGGCGCGACGCCGAGCAAGAAGCCGGCCAGGATTTTCCCAAGCGACGCATCGCCAACCAACACCGTCAACATGTCGCCGACACACGCCAAAACCAACAAcacag ACCTTCATGGCAACGTCGCGGCCGACGTGAGCGAAGTGAGCTTCAGGGCGGTTTCTCCCACGCTGTCCAATCACAGAGCTTCGCCGTGTGCGCAG GAGCGTGGCGCCGGCGGCGATGACAGGAAGTCCATTCGTCAGGCGAGACCTCGCTTGTCTCGCCTGACGATCCCCGAACCCAACGCTTGTGAA GACCTGCTGTTGTCTGAGCCAGAAACCGTCAGGCCGACCCTGAGCGCCAAATTTTACCCGTGCGCCACAAGTCTTTCTTCGCCCAGGAACATCAGCCCCGTGTCGGCGCCGGCGGACGTCAAGGCCAAGAACGGGCGCAACCTTCCGGCTGAGTTTGTCGAGCTGTCCTGTTTCCGAGCCGTTTCGCCCTCCTTGTCCAGTCGCGGAGGTTCTCGGTGCTCTCAG GAGCATCCTCGCAGGCATTTGAGCGGCGAAGAACGATCCTGCGTGGCGTCCAAGTCCACCCTCAACGACCTGCTGGACACGCTCAAACTGCTGGAGGAGGAACCCGAGCGCCTTTCCGAGCCCAAAAGTTACAACAAAGACAAATACGCTTGGCTCGACCAG GACGACAATGCGGACTCGCTGACGGCAGACAACCTGGAGCGTCACGTCCAGCTCAGcctgccgctgccgccgccggcCCCGGACGGGGCGGCGCTGCTGTCGGAGGCCAAACTGCAGAGCATCATGAACTTCCTGGATGAGATGGAGAAGTCGGAGCAGGAGCGGCCCCGTTCCACCACCTCGCAAAGGGAG GCGGCCTTTttcgaggaggaggcggcgcccGCGTTGGACCAGGCCTCGGCCACCGCCGCCCAAGTGTCGGGCTCCATCATGAGGATCAAGatggagctggaggagaagaagCGCGTGGTGGAAATGCTGCAGAACACGCTG GCCCAGCAGAGGGAGCTGACGGTGCAGCACGTGAAGGAGACggagaaggagctgagccgaaaccTTCAGCTGCAGCGGGACCAGTACGAAGCCACGGTGCAGAGACACCTCGCCTTCATTGACCAG CTGATCGGCGACAAAAAAGCTCTGAGCGAGCGCTGCGAGGGCGTCATCGCCGAACTCAAGCTGGTGGACCACAAGTACACCAAGAAGATCTCGCAGATGCAGGAGCAGCACGAAATG GTTTGGCAAATCCTGGGCCCGCTGTGCGAG GAGATCAAGAAGCTGAAGGAGCTGATGAGCGTCACGGAGAAGATCCGGCGGGAGAAATGGATTGATGAGAAAACCAAGAAGATCAAAGAGATCACagttaaag GTTTGGAGCCCGAGATCCAGAAGCTGATCTCCAAGCACAAGCAGGAGCTGAAGAAGCTGCGCACGCTCCACGAGGCCGAGCTGCTGCACGCGGAGGAGCGGGGGGCCGAGCACTGCGCCCGGCAGTGCCAGGAGCTGCGCCAGCAGCTGGAGAGCGAGAAGGAGGAGCAGTGCCGCAAGGAGCGAGACTTGGCCCGCCGCAGGTTTGAGAAGCAGCTCCAGGAGGAGGAGCTCTCACTGCAGCAACACAAGAAACGCATCCAGAAGGAGTTGGCCGAGGAGAAGGAGCGGCTGGCGCAGCTGGCGGCCAG GCAGCGCTCTGAGATGGAGGAGCTGCGTCGGCGCATGGAGGAAAACTCCAGCGTGGCCGGACGCGTTTTCAGGGAGGAGCTGGACAAAACCCGAGAGGAGCAGGAGAGGAGGCATCAG GCGGAGCTGAAGAAGCTGCAGGAGCGTTTCGACCAGGAGAAGATGAGCTGGGAGGAGGAATACAGGAAGAAGCAG GAGGCGGGGCTCCTGAGGCACGAGCGCCAGCTGCGAGAGGAACTGCGGCAGGAGCGCGACAAGGAGATCCAGCTCGCCATCTGGACGCTGGAGGAGGAGACCAATAAGGACAAGGAGGAGTGCGAGAGGGCCGCGCAAAACAG GGTGAATCGCGTGCGGGAGTCGTACGAGGCGGAGCTGAAGGAGCTGGATGGTTCTTTGAGGGAAGCGCTGGACAAGCAGCAGGAGCTGAGGAAGCAACTGCTGGACGCGCTGCAACAAGCGGACGCGCTCAAGGACGCGCTGCGGCACAAGGAGCAAGACCTGCACGTCGTCACGCAG AACCGGGACCGGCTCCTGGACGAGCGCCACGGGCTGGCCTTGGTGATCCGGCAGGAGTTCAGCGCGCGCCTGCTGCAGGCCGAGGAGGCGGCGCAGAAGGCCAGGGCGGAGGCGGACCAGGTGCGAGTGGCGCTGCAGGCGGAGGTGGACCGGATCACTAAGGAGAAGGAAGCCGAGCTGCAGGAAGTGCACCAGCG GGTCAAGTCGGCCATCTTGAAGAAAGACGAGGCGGTCAGCGCTCTACGGAGGCAGCACGAG GCTGCCCTGAAGAGGGCGGAGCACCTGGAGGCCTTGTGGGAGGAGCAAAGGAAGCAGCTGATGGAGAAATGA
- the cep131 gene encoding centrosomal protein of 131 kDa isoform X2: protein MHATRSPSSISATPPGDALDLSLSGSRLCFFKRPGAGISPGGKFLARSVSVSAPCEARGKRNTLGDGVDGGSPRSVKNLRRSNSTTHVNQQAHFALSPDHQSGDYLTVLDIGADGRKKPDGTTWNILDEQPRTPGPLPGARSSASADPPTGMKRRDAAASFTANNRSNKGAVGNAVTTILHNNHAEKPLTPKSSNQRPAFNNLLKATANDDVPLESGSLTKSQKNFSSASSNNKSPAGRGSPQRRKQVSEEEAERFIQQVNQAAVTIQRWYRRHARRRRANREALRRILDSKRKEWQERAEADGHLEIPRDDRKLIREEKARQARLLAIQELQQKRAQQHHQGTEEDSDPPRRPSGATPSKKPARIFPSDASPTNTVNMSPTHAKTNNTDLHGNVAADVSEVSFRAVSPTLSNHRASPCAQERGAGGDDRKSIRQARPRLSRLTIPEPNACEDLLLSEPETVRPTLSAKFYPCATSLSSPRNISPVSAPADVKAKNGRNLPAEFVELSCFRAVSPSLSSRGGSRCSQEHPRRHLSGEERSCVASKSTLNDLLDTLKLLEEEPERLSEPKSYNKDKYAWLDQDDNADSLTADNLERHVQLSLPLPPPAPDGAALLSEAKLQSIMNFLDEMEKSEQERPRSTTSQREAAFFEEEAAPALDQASATAAQVSGSIMRIKMELEEKKRVVEMLQNTLAQQRELTVQHVKETEKELSRNLQLQRDQYEATVQRHLAFIDQLIGDKKALSERCEGVIAELKLVDHKYTKKISQMQEQHEMEIKKLKELMSVTEKIRREKWIDEKTKKIKEITVKGLEPEIQKLISKHKQELKKLRTLHEAELLHAEERGAEHCARQCQELRQQLESEKEEQCRKERDLARRRFEKQLQEEELSLQQHKKRIQKELAEEKERLAQLAARQRSEMEELRRRMEENSSVAGRVFREELDKTREEQERRHQAELKKLQERFDQEKMSWEEEYRKKQEAGLLRHERQLREELRQERDKEIQLAIWTLEEETNKDKEECERAAQNRVNRVRESYEAELKELDGSLREALDKQQELRKQLLDALQQADALKDALRHKEQDLHVVTQNRDRLLDERHGLALVIRQEFSARLLQAEEAAQKARAEADQVRVALQAEVDRITKEKEAELQEVHQRVKSAILKKDEAVSALRRQHEAALKRAEHLEALWEEQRKQLMEK, encoded by the exons TCCAGACCACCAGAGTGGCGACTATCTGACCGTTTTGGACATCGGCGCCGATGGACGAAAGAAACCAGACGGAACCACCTGGAACATCTTG GACGAGCAGCCCCGGACGCCCGGCCCGCTTCCGGGCGCCCGCAGCAGTGCCAGCGCAGACCCGCCCACCGGCATGAAGAGACGAGACGCAGCCGCATCTTTCACTGCCaacaacag GAGCAACAAGGGCGCCGTGGGGAACGCCGTCACCACCATCTTGCACAACAACCACGCCGAGAAACCGCTGACACCCAAAAGCTCCAACCAGAGGCCGGCCTTCAA CAACCTCCTGAAGGCCACGGCCAACGACGACGTCCCTCTCGAGAGCGGCTCCCTCACCAAGTCGCAGAAGAACTTCTCGTCCGCGTCGTCCAACAACAAAAGTCCGGCGGGGCGAGGCAGCCCACAGCGCCGCAAGCAAGTCTCCGAGGAGGAGGCGGAAAG GTTCATCCAGCAGGTCAATCAGGCGGCTGTCACCATCCAGCGCTGGTATAGACGTCACGCCAGGCGGCGCCGTGCCAACCGGGAAGCACTGCGACGCATCCTGGACAGCAAAAGAAAG GAGTGGCAGGAGCGAGCGGAGGCCGACGGTCACCTGGAGATCCCCCGAGACGACAGGAAGCTGATTCGGGAAGAAAAAGCTCGCCAGGCGCGACTCCTTGCGATCCAG GAGCTGCAGCAGAAAAGAGCCCAGCAGCATCATCAGGGCACAGAGGAGGACTCGGACCCGCCACGGAGGCCGAGCGGCGCGACGCCGAGCAAGAAGCCGGCCAGGATTTTCCCAAGCGACGCATCGCCAACCAACACCGTCAACATGTCGCCGACACACGCCAAAACCAACAAcacag ACCTTCATGGCAACGTCGCGGCCGACGTGAGCGAAGTGAGCTTCAGGGCGGTTTCTCCCACGCTGTCCAATCACAGAGCTTCGCCGTGTGCGCAG GAGCGTGGCGCCGGCGGCGATGACAGGAAGTCCATTCGTCAGGCGAGACCTCGCTTGTCTCGCCTGACGATCCCCGAACCCAACGCTTGTGAA GACCTGCTGTTGTCTGAGCCAGAAACCGTCAGGCCGACCCTGAGCGCCAAATTTTACCCGTGCGCCACAAGTCTTTCTTCGCCCAGGAACATCAGCCCCGTGTCGGCGCCGGCGGACGTCAAGGCCAAGAACGGGCGCAACCTTCCGGCTGAGTTTGTCGAGCTGTCCTGTTTCCGAGCCGTTTCGCCCTCCTTGTCCAGTCGCGGAGGTTCTCGGTGCTCTCAG GAGCATCCTCGCAGGCATTTGAGCGGCGAAGAACGATCCTGCGTGGCGTCCAAGTCCACCCTCAACGACCTGCTGGACACGCTCAAACTGCTGGAGGAGGAACCCGAGCGCCTTTCCGAGCCCAAAAGTTACAACAAAGACAAATACGCTTGGCTCGACCAG GACGACAATGCGGACTCGCTGACGGCAGACAACCTGGAGCGTCACGTCCAGCTCAGcctgccgctgccgccgccggcCCCGGACGGGGCGGCGCTGCTGTCGGAGGCCAAACTGCAGAGCATCATGAACTTCCTGGATGAGATGGAGAAGTCGGAGCAGGAGCGGCCCCGTTCCACCACCTCGCAAAGGGAG GCGGCCTTTttcgaggaggaggcggcgcccGCGTTGGACCAGGCCTCGGCCACCGCCGCCCAAGTGTCGGGCTCCATCATGAGGATCAAGatggagctggaggagaagaagCGCGTGGTGGAAATGCTGCAGAACACGCTG GCCCAGCAGAGGGAGCTGACGGTGCAGCACGTGAAGGAGACggagaaggagctgagccgaaaccTTCAGCTGCAGCGGGACCAGTACGAAGCCACGGTGCAGAGACACCTCGCCTTCATTGACCAG CTGATCGGCGACAAAAAAGCTCTGAGCGAGCGCTGCGAGGGCGTCATCGCCGAACTCAAGCTGGTGGACCACAAGTACACCAAGAAGATCTCGCAGATGCAGGAGCAGCACGAAATG GAGATCAAGAAGCTGAAGGAGCTGATGAGCGTCACGGAGAAGATCCGGCGGGAGAAATGGATTGATGAGAAAACCAAGAAGATCAAAGAGATCACagttaaag GTTTGGAGCCCGAGATCCAGAAGCTGATCTCCAAGCACAAGCAGGAGCTGAAGAAGCTGCGCACGCTCCACGAGGCCGAGCTGCTGCACGCGGAGGAGCGGGGGGCCGAGCACTGCGCCCGGCAGTGCCAGGAGCTGCGCCAGCAGCTGGAGAGCGAGAAGGAGGAGCAGTGCCGCAAGGAGCGAGACTTGGCCCGCCGCAGGTTTGAGAAGCAGCTCCAGGAGGAGGAGCTCTCACTGCAGCAACACAAGAAACGCATCCAGAAGGAGTTGGCCGAGGAGAAGGAGCGGCTGGCGCAGCTGGCGGCCAG GCAGCGCTCTGAGATGGAGGAGCTGCGTCGGCGCATGGAGGAAAACTCCAGCGTGGCCGGACGCGTTTTCAGGGAGGAGCTGGACAAAACCCGAGAGGAGCAGGAGAGGAGGCATCAG GCGGAGCTGAAGAAGCTGCAGGAGCGTTTCGACCAGGAGAAGATGAGCTGGGAGGAGGAATACAGGAAGAAGCAG GAGGCGGGGCTCCTGAGGCACGAGCGCCAGCTGCGAGAGGAACTGCGGCAGGAGCGCGACAAGGAGATCCAGCTCGCCATCTGGACGCTGGAGGAGGAGACCAATAAGGACAAGGAGGAGTGCGAGAGGGCCGCGCAAAACAG GGTGAATCGCGTGCGGGAGTCGTACGAGGCGGAGCTGAAGGAGCTGGATGGTTCTTTGAGGGAAGCGCTGGACAAGCAGCAGGAGCTGAGGAAGCAACTGCTGGACGCGCTGCAACAAGCGGACGCGCTCAAGGACGCGCTGCGGCACAAGGAGCAAGACCTGCACGTCGTCACGCAG AACCGGGACCGGCTCCTGGACGAGCGCCACGGGCTGGCCTTGGTGATCCGGCAGGAGTTCAGCGCGCGCCTGCTGCAGGCCGAGGAGGCGGCGCAGAAGGCCAGGGCGGAGGCGGACCAGGTGCGAGTGGCGCTGCAGGCGGAGGTGGACCGGATCACTAAGGAGAAGGAAGCCGAGCTGCAGGAAGTGCACCAGCG GGTCAAGTCGGCCATCTTGAAGAAAGACGAGGCGGTCAGCGCTCTACGGAGGCAGCACGAG GCTGCCCTGAAGAGGGCGGAGCACCTGGAGGCCTTGTGGGAGGAGCAAAGGAAGCAGCTGATGGAGAAATGA